One region of Juglans microcarpa x Juglans regia isolate MS1-56 chromosome 7S, Jm3101_v1.0, whole genome shotgun sequence genomic DNA includes:
- the LOC121240732 gene encoding protein EMSY-LIKE 3-like isoform X1: MEFGISDSSGTDDDLPPSHQNRFQRAGHAAGNGRSQVGGSAPLPRMHADMETQIHHIEQEAYSSVLRAFKAQSDAITWDKESLITELRKELRVSDEEHRELLSQVNADDIIRKIREWRKARGLQPGMLNVTQPVHDPTPSPTVSASCKKPKTSQSVAPLSLGGPSPAMHPSVQPSLSALRRGPPPGARNKKPKSSMQYPSTGLTGRAQVGNRGSSGTLERNGPTETATYDPWIGRKVWTRWPEDNHFYEAVITDYNRVEGRHALVYDINTADETWEWVNLKEISPEDIRWEGENPGVSSKSGHPGPGRGVKRSIPRGGAVAGAGRGRGSKGRSQNHFPLSQNGIGKKAMCDIEIVHTDTLIKEVEKVFGANHPDPLEIEKAKTVLKEHEQALVDAIERLEDASDGESALTFPFGFQADGEHRFLQGQSTEQG, encoded by the exons ATGGAATTCGGAATTTCTGACAGTAGTG GAACAGATGATGACCTTCCTCCTTCACATCAAAATAGATTTCAAAGAGCAGGCCACGCTGCTGGTAATGGAAGATCTCAAGTTGGTGGTTCTGCTCCTTTACCTAGGATGCATGCTGATATGGAAACCCAGATCCACCACATTGAACAAGAAGCATATTCTTCAGTCCTTCGGGCCTTCAAAGCTCAATCTGATGCAATCACTTGg GACAAGGAAAGTTTGATTACGGAACTTAGAAAGGAGCTCAGAGTGTCAGATGAGGAACACAGAGAGCTTCTATCCCAAGTTAATGCTGATGACATAATCCGGAAGATAAG GGAATGGAGGAAGGCAAGAGGGCTCCAACCTGGCATGCTCAATGTTACTCAGCCTGTTCACGATCCCACACCTAGTCCTACAGTTTCAGCATCATGCAAGAAACCAAAAACATCACAATCTGTAGCTCCCTTATCCCTCGGTGGGCCATCTCCTGCAATGCATCCATCTGTGCAACCATCTTTATCGGCCTTGAGACGAGGTCCTCCTCCAGGAGCAAGGAATAAGAAGCCAAAATCA TCCATGCAGTATCCTTCTACTGGTCTTACAGGAAGGGCCCAGGTTGGTAATCGTGGTTCTTCAGGTACCCTTGAGAGAAATGGACCTACTGAGACTGCAACCTATGATCCATGGATTGGTAGAAAAGTATGGACAAGGTGGCCTGAAGACAACCACTTTTATGAGGCAGTTATAACTGATTACAATCGTGTTGAG GGCCGACATGCTCTGGTGTATGATATTAATACTGCAGATGAAACTTGGGAGTGGGTCAATCTGAAAGAG ATATCTCCTGAAGATATTAGGTGGGAAGGTGAGAATCCTGGAGTTTCAAGTAAGAGTGGCCACCCTGGACCAGGCCGGGGGGTAAAGAGATCCATTCCACGTGGTGGTGCAGTTGCCGGTGCAGGAAGAGGTAGAGGATCAAAGGGCCGGTCCCAAAACCACTTTCCCTTATCACAGAATGGAATTGGGAAGAAGGCAATGTGTGATATTGAAATAGTTCACACGGATACACTTATCAAGGAG GTAGAAAAAGTTTTTGGTGCTAATCATCCCGATCCCTTGGAGATAGAGAAAGCTAAAACAGTGCTGAAA GAGCACGAGCAAGCCCTTGTTGATGCAATTGAAAGGCTTGAAGATGCATCTGACGGTGAAAGTG CTCTTACGTTCCCCTTTGGCTTCCAAGCAGATGGAGAACATCGTTTCTTGCAGGGGCAGTCGACAGAACAAGGATGA
- the LOC121240732 gene encoding protein EMSY-LIKE 3-like isoform X2, with amino-acid sequence MEFGISDSSGTDDDLPPSHQNRFQRAGHAAGNGRSQVGGSAPLPRMHADMETQIHHIEQEAYSSVLRAFKAQSDAITWDKESLITELRKELRVSDEEHRELLSQVNADDIIRKIREWRKARGLQPGMLNVTQPVHDPTPSPTVSASCKKPKTSQSVAPLSLGGPSPAMHPSVQPSLSALRRGPPPGARNKKPKSYPSTGLTGRAQVGNRGSSGTLERNGPTETATYDPWIGRKVWTRWPEDNHFYEAVITDYNRVEGRHALVYDINTADETWEWVNLKEISPEDIRWEGENPGVSSKSGHPGPGRGVKRSIPRGGAVAGAGRGRGSKGRSQNHFPLSQNGIGKKAMCDIEIVHTDTLIKEVEKVFGANHPDPLEIEKAKTVLKEHEQALVDAIERLEDASDGESALTFPFGFQADGEHRFLQGQSTEQG; translated from the exons ATGGAATTCGGAATTTCTGACAGTAGTG GAACAGATGATGACCTTCCTCCTTCACATCAAAATAGATTTCAAAGAGCAGGCCACGCTGCTGGTAATGGAAGATCTCAAGTTGGTGGTTCTGCTCCTTTACCTAGGATGCATGCTGATATGGAAACCCAGATCCACCACATTGAACAAGAAGCATATTCTTCAGTCCTTCGGGCCTTCAAAGCTCAATCTGATGCAATCACTTGg GACAAGGAAAGTTTGATTACGGAACTTAGAAAGGAGCTCAGAGTGTCAGATGAGGAACACAGAGAGCTTCTATCCCAAGTTAATGCTGATGACATAATCCGGAAGATAAG GGAATGGAGGAAGGCAAGAGGGCTCCAACCTGGCATGCTCAATGTTACTCAGCCTGTTCACGATCCCACACCTAGTCCTACAGTTTCAGCATCATGCAAGAAACCAAAAACATCACAATCTGTAGCTCCCTTATCCCTCGGTGGGCCATCTCCTGCAATGCATCCATCTGTGCAACCATCTTTATCGGCCTTGAGACGAGGTCCTCCTCCAGGAGCAAGGAATAAGAAGCCAAAATCA TATCCTTCTACTGGTCTTACAGGAAGGGCCCAGGTTGGTAATCGTGGTTCTTCAGGTACCCTTGAGAGAAATGGACCTACTGAGACTGCAACCTATGATCCATGGATTGGTAGAAAAGTATGGACAAGGTGGCCTGAAGACAACCACTTTTATGAGGCAGTTATAACTGATTACAATCGTGTTGAG GGCCGACATGCTCTGGTGTATGATATTAATACTGCAGATGAAACTTGGGAGTGGGTCAATCTGAAAGAG ATATCTCCTGAAGATATTAGGTGGGAAGGTGAGAATCCTGGAGTTTCAAGTAAGAGTGGCCACCCTGGACCAGGCCGGGGGGTAAAGAGATCCATTCCACGTGGTGGTGCAGTTGCCGGTGCAGGAAGAGGTAGAGGATCAAAGGGCCGGTCCCAAAACCACTTTCCCTTATCACAGAATGGAATTGGGAAGAAGGCAATGTGTGATATTGAAATAGTTCACACGGATACACTTATCAAGGAG GTAGAAAAAGTTTTTGGTGCTAATCATCCCGATCCCTTGGAGATAGAGAAAGCTAAAACAGTGCTGAAA GAGCACGAGCAAGCCCTTGTTGATGCAATTGAAAGGCTTGAAGATGCATCTGACGGTGAAAGTG CTCTTACGTTCCCCTTTGGCTTCCAAGCAGATGGAGAACATCGTTTCTTGCAGGGGCAGTCGACAGAACAAGGATGA
- the LOC121240732 gene encoding protein EMSY-LIKE 3-like isoform X4, translated as MEFGISDSSGTDDDLPPSHQNRFQRAGHAAGNGRSQVGGSAPLPRMHADMETQIHHIEQEAYSSVLRAFKAQSDAITWDKESLITELRKELRVSDEEHRELLSQVNADDIIRKIREWRKARGLQPGMLNVTQPVHDPTPSPTVSASCKKPKTSQSVAPLSLGGPSPAMHPSVQPSLSALRRGPPPGARNKKPKSYPSTGLTGRAQVGNRGSSGTLERNGPTETATYDPWIGRKVWTRWPEDNHFYEAVITDYNRVEGRHALVYDINTADETWEWVNLKEISPEDIRWEGENPGVSSKSGHPGPGRGVKRSIPRGGAVAGAGRGRGSKGRSQNHFPLSQNGIGKKAMCDIEIVHTDTLIKEVEKVFGANHPDPLEIEKAKTVLKEHEQALVDAIERLEDASDGESDGEHRFLQGQSTEQG; from the exons ATGGAATTCGGAATTTCTGACAGTAGTG GAACAGATGATGACCTTCCTCCTTCACATCAAAATAGATTTCAAAGAGCAGGCCACGCTGCTGGTAATGGAAGATCTCAAGTTGGTGGTTCTGCTCCTTTACCTAGGATGCATGCTGATATGGAAACCCAGATCCACCACATTGAACAAGAAGCATATTCTTCAGTCCTTCGGGCCTTCAAAGCTCAATCTGATGCAATCACTTGg GACAAGGAAAGTTTGATTACGGAACTTAGAAAGGAGCTCAGAGTGTCAGATGAGGAACACAGAGAGCTTCTATCCCAAGTTAATGCTGATGACATAATCCGGAAGATAAG GGAATGGAGGAAGGCAAGAGGGCTCCAACCTGGCATGCTCAATGTTACTCAGCCTGTTCACGATCCCACACCTAGTCCTACAGTTTCAGCATCATGCAAGAAACCAAAAACATCACAATCTGTAGCTCCCTTATCCCTCGGTGGGCCATCTCCTGCAATGCATCCATCTGTGCAACCATCTTTATCGGCCTTGAGACGAGGTCCTCCTCCAGGAGCAAGGAATAAGAAGCCAAAATCA TATCCTTCTACTGGTCTTACAGGAAGGGCCCAGGTTGGTAATCGTGGTTCTTCAGGTACCCTTGAGAGAAATGGACCTACTGAGACTGCAACCTATGATCCATGGATTGGTAGAAAAGTATGGACAAGGTGGCCTGAAGACAACCACTTTTATGAGGCAGTTATAACTGATTACAATCGTGTTGAG GGCCGACATGCTCTGGTGTATGATATTAATACTGCAGATGAAACTTGGGAGTGGGTCAATCTGAAAGAG ATATCTCCTGAAGATATTAGGTGGGAAGGTGAGAATCCTGGAGTTTCAAGTAAGAGTGGCCACCCTGGACCAGGCCGGGGGGTAAAGAGATCCATTCCACGTGGTGGTGCAGTTGCCGGTGCAGGAAGAGGTAGAGGATCAAAGGGCCGGTCCCAAAACCACTTTCCCTTATCACAGAATGGAATTGGGAAGAAGGCAATGTGTGATATTGAAATAGTTCACACGGATACACTTATCAAGGAG GTAGAAAAAGTTTTTGGTGCTAATCATCCCGATCCCTTGGAGATAGAGAAAGCTAAAACAGTGCTGAAA GAGCACGAGCAAGCCCTTGTTGATGCAATTGAAAGGCTTGAAGATGCATCTGACGGTGAAAGTG ATGGAGAACATCGTTTCTTGCAGGGGCAGTCGACAGAACAAGGATGA
- the LOC121240732 gene encoding protein EMSY-LIKE 3-like isoform X3 has protein sequence MEFGISDSSGTDDDLPPSHQNRFQRAGHAAGNGRSQVGGSAPLPRMHADMETQIHHIEQEAYSSVLRAFKAQSDAITWDKESLITELRKELRVSDEEHRELLSQVNADDIIRKIREWRKARGLQPGMLNVTQPVHDPTPSPTVSASCKKPKTSQSVAPLSLGGPSPAMHPSVQPSLSALRRGPPPGARNKKPKSSMQYPSTGLTGRAQVGNRGSSGTLERNGPTETATYDPWIGRKVWTRWPEDNHFYEAVITDYNRVEGRHALVYDINTADETWEWVNLKEISPEDIRWEGENPGVSSKSGHPGPGRGVKRSIPRGGAVAGAGRGRGSKGRSQNHFPLSQNGIGKKAMCDIEIVHTDTLIKEVEKVFGANHPDPLEIEKAKTVLKEHEQALVDAIERLEDASDGESDGEHRFLQGQSTEQG, from the exons ATGGAATTCGGAATTTCTGACAGTAGTG GAACAGATGATGACCTTCCTCCTTCACATCAAAATAGATTTCAAAGAGCAGGCCACGCTGCTGGTAATGGAAGATCTCAAGTTGGTGGTTCTGCTCCTTTACCTAGGATGCATGCTGATATGGAAACCCAGATCCACCACATTGAACAAGAAGCATATTCTTCAGTCCTTCGGGCCTTCAAAGCTCAATCTGATGCAATCACTTGg GACAAGGAAAGTTTGATTACGGAACTTAGAAAGGAGCTCAGAGTGTCAGATGAGGAACACAGAGAGCTTCTATCCCAAGTTAATGCTGATGACATAATCCGGAAGATAAG GGAATGGAGGAAGGCAAGAGGGCTCCAACCTGGCATGCTCAATGTTACTCAGCCTGTTCACGATCCCACACCTAGTCCTACAGTTTCAGCATCATGCAAGAAACCAAAAACATCACAATCTGTAGCTCCCTTATCCCTCGGTGGGCCATCTCCTGCAATGCATCCATCTGTGCAACCATCTTTATCGGCCTTGAGACGAGGTCCTCCTCCAGGAGCAAGGAATAAGAAGCCAAAATCA TCCATGCAGTATCCTTCTACTGGTCTTACAGGAAGGGCCCAGGTTGGTAATCGTGGTTCTTCAGGTACCCTTGAGAGAAATGGACCTACTGAGACTGCAACCTATGATCCATGGATTGGTAGAAAAGTATGGACAAGGTGGCCTGAAGACAACCACTTTTATGAGGCAGTTATAACTGATTACAATCGTGTTGAG GGCCGACATGCTCTGGTGTATGATATTAATACTGCAGATGAAACTTGGGAGTGGGTCAATCTGAAAGAG ATATCTCCTGAAGATATTAGGTGGGAAGGTGAGAATCCTGGAGTTTCAAGTAAGAGTGGCCACCCTGGACCAGGCCGGGGGGTAAAGAGATCCATTCCACGTGGTGGTGCAGTTGCCGGTGCAGGAAGAGGTAGAGGATCAAAGGGCCGGTCCCAAAACCACTTTCCCTTATCACAGAATGGAATTGGGAAGAAGGCAATGTGTGATATTGAAATAGTTCACACGGATACACTTATCAAGGAG GTAGAAAAAGTTTTTGGTGCTAATCATCCCGATCCCTTGGAGATAGAGAAAGCTAAAACAGTGCTGAAA GAGCACGAGCAAGCCCTTGTTGATGCAATTGAAAGGCTTGAAGATGCATCTGACGGTGAAAGTG ATGGAGAACATCGTTTCTTGCAGGGGCAGTCGACAGAACAAGGATGA
- the LOC121240732 gene encoding protein EMSY-LIKE 3-like isoform X5: MHADMETQIHHIEQEAYSSVLRAFKAQSDAITWDKESLITELRKELRVSDEEHRELLSQVNADDIIRKIREWRKARGLQPGMLNVTQPVHDPTPSPTVSASCKKPKTSQSVAPLSLGGPSPAMHPSVQPSLSALRRGPPPGARNKKPKSSMQYPSTGLTGRAQVGNRGSSGTLERNGPTETATYDPWIGRKVWTRWPEDNHFYEAVITDYNRVEGRHALVYDINTADETWEWVNLKEISPEDIRWEGENPGVSSKSGHPGPGRGVKRSIPRGGAVAGAGRGRGSKGRSQNHFPLSQNGIGKKAMCDIEIVHTDTLIKEVEKVFGANHPDPLEIEKAKTVLKEHEQALVDAIERLEDASDGESALTFPFGFQADGEHRFLQGQSTEQG; the protein is encoded by the exons ATGCATGCTGATATGGAAACCCAGATCCACCACATTGAACAAGAAGCATATTCTTCAGTCCTTCGGGCCTTCAAAGCTCAATCTGATGCAATCACTTGg GACAAGGAAAGTTTGATTACGGAACTTAGAAAGGAGCTCAGAGTGTCAGATGAGGAACACAGAGAGCTTCTATCCCAAGTTAATGCTGATGACATAATCCGGAAGATAAG GGAATGGAGGAAGGCAAGAGGGCTCCAACCTGGCATGCTCAATGTTACTCAGCCTGTTCACGATCCCACACCTAGTCCTACAGTTTCAGCATCATGCAAGAAACCAAAAACATCACAATCTGTAGCTCCCTTATCCCTCGGTGGGCCATCTCCTGCAATGCATCCATCTGTGCAACCATCTTTATCGGCCTTGAGACGAGGTCCTCCTCCAGGAGCAAGGAATAAGAAGCCAAAATCA TCCATGCAGTATCCTTCTACTGGTCTTACAGGAAGGGCCCAGGTTGGTAATCGTGGTTCTTCAGGTACCCTTGAGAGAAATGGACCTACTGAGACTGCAACCTATGATCCATGGATTGGTAGAAAAGTATGGACAAGGTGGCCTGAAGACAACCACTTTTATGAGGCAGTTATAACTGATTACAATCGTGTTGAG GGCCGACATGCTCTGGTGTATGATATTAATACTGCAGATGAAACTTGGGAGTGGGTCAATCTGAAAGAG ATATCTCCTGAAGATATTAGGTGGGAAGGTGAGAATCCTGGAGTTTCAAGTAAGAGTGGCCACCCTGGACCAGGCCGGGGGGTAAAGAGATCCATTCCACGTGGTGGTGCAGTTGCCGGTGCAGGAAGAGGTAGAGGATCAAAGGGCCGGTCCCAAAACCACTTTCCCTTATCACAGAATGGAATTGGGAAGAAGGCAATGTGTGATATTGAAATAGTTCACACGGATACACTTATCAAGGAG GTAGAAAAAGTTTTTGGTGCTAATCATCCCGATCCCTTGGAGATAGAGAAAGCTAAAACAGTGCTGAAA GAGCACGAGCAAGCCCTTGTTGATGCAATTGAAAGGCTTGAAGATGCATCTGACGGTGAAAGTG CTCTTACGTTCCCCTTTGGCTTCCAAGCAGATGGAGAACATCGTTTCTTGCAGGGGCAGTCGACAGAACAAGGATGA